In Takifugu flavidus isolate HTHZ2018 chromosome 1, ASM371156v2, whole genome shotgun sequence, the DNA window AGGTGATAAGCTAAATGCACCAACATACTGTAGGCTCAGTTATCTGACCTCAGACCAGGGTGACATCTGAGCTCACTTTCAGTCTGAGCCGAGCAAATCTCAAGTACAGTTCTGAGTTTTACCTTTTTACTCCGGGACAGTCGGAGTCTCAGGACTTTGCCGAACTGTTCAAAATAAGCTTTGAGCTGAGGTTCAAACAGACCTCGTGGCAGATGCCCCACATATATCACTCCAGGGGATAAATGGGTTCCCTATAaatagaaaagagaagaaaacgaGAAATACACAGAGCAGATGATGGAAGCATCTATTTAACAAGTGTTCTGATGTGCAGACTGCATGTTTCCCCGAGTCCGCTATAAAACCTGCTTCCTCACCTCTTCGATGAAAGTTTAATACAAAAATTCACAAGTTGTTTGTTTACACGTGTTAGGCGAACGGTATATTTTTACGATCACGTATAGCCTTATATTTGTTACGATGTTAAAAACAGAGGCTACATATATGTTAGCTAAAGAGCGTTAATAGGACGACAACATCGTGGAGCTAATGTCGTTTGAGGGAAATATCAAATGAAAACTCGTCGTTTGCTAGTTCGTCTTTTTACCCACCTTCTTGGATTTGTTCTTCTTCACTTCCTGGACCTTTTTCCTGAACTCTGACTCTTGAGTGGGGTTAAGGGCCAGCAGCTCTTTAGCTGTTTCTGGCGCCGTTTCTCCTTTAATCTCCGTCATTTCTATTTAAGAGACATAaatggaagaagatgaagatttGCAAGGCGACCCGTAGCTATACCCAAACCACGATGGACGCTTCTTCCGCCCCACGTGGTCCAAAAGCGAAGAGACGGAAATAGGCAGTGCCCCCTACAGGCCAGGATGGCGCATGACACCGTAGCTCTTTTTAATACTAACCCTCAAAACAGCgttgcaaataaataaatacattcataAATGCATATGATGGTATGATGGAATTTGAAAGCGTTGGAGAACCACTGCTCTTTCTACGAAGTAAATCTTTAACTTATGAggtaaaatatgcatttttttttaagattgaGGGGATGGCTGTCATGACTCTAAAATGTAGATCCTACATCTTATGATTGACCACAGGAATTAACAGGGCACATTTGTTTTATACACATGGAAAATCGTCTACATTGCAATTTGATATGAAACTACAGAAACACAtaaatatcttcttttttttttacaatggtCCTGCTTGAAAATGATTACCGGCACTGTTATTACCTGCTATGATTTATTCACCGAAGATGAAAACAATGCTCACTCACTTCTGAattataaaaatacatttttctatTTGTTATTCTGTTAGAAACTGAAAACAATTGTAGAAATGTGagcaaatataaaaatctttttggtttttgtggACTGCATaaaaggaggagcagagaagaaggTGGGAGAGTGGAAAAAGGGGGTGGAGTGTTTATCAAAGAAATAATGAGCTGAGACCTGCACCAGAGGTACACACAGCAACATGAGCAGAATTCATGACATGGCAACAAAAACCATCTACTTCACTGTGAACGGGAGACCAGAGCAGGCTGAATTCCCGGTGGACTGTCCTTCACTGGATGTCAAAGGTAAGGACTGACCATCGGCTTCATAACTGTGTTCTGATTTCACACATAAACCCAGATAAGATGATTCTCGGCAGAAGATCATTAGGGTGTGATTGTGAATTGTTCCAACAGAAGCAAAAGTCATCGTTATTTTATTGTGGAGGCAGAAGCACAGCTCAGGcagtgatgcagctgctgctgacagcctgTCACGTCGCACCTCATGTGGTCTCAGGCTGGTTTTTAAGAAGATCTTTCAAgcctttttttgtattttattgaacAAATAATTCAGATCAGATCTACAGATTTGGAGTCAGAATTATGTGAACTTGTCTCTGATGTCAGGTTTGCCAAGTTTGTGATAAAGTATAAAAGTCTGCTCAGTTCTCCAGCCCTCGGCTGACCGGCAGCCCTTTACACCCCAGAGAGAACTTTAAAGTCCAGAAGCTCATttacaaaaataacaataatgacattgataacaacaacaataatgataatattcTGGCCACCCATCCAGAGCTGTTCCGCTCTGCGGCTGAGGCGGGACCCAATGACATCCTGAAGCTCTACAACCCCAGAGGCAGCATCATCAACATCTCCCCGGCTCTGGAGCCCAACAGTCCACACTCCTGCTACAAGCTGGAAGTGGTGGCCGCTGACTGCAATAGTGAGCCTTTAGGTATCTCCAGCCTGGCAGGTGATGTAGGATCACATGTGGTTCTGGGACAAactgtcttttttgttgttctctTAGGTGTAGAGCTCGCTGGCGCTCTGGGGTTTGACCTGTCGGCCATGGAGAAAAGGTAGGAAATGAGTAAAGATACAACAACAGGAACTTCTGTTTAAATGAACACAAACTTTATGTTTGGATTGTGGTGTTGATACATCACCCGACTAATGTGATCCCAGGCTACGGGGTTTGGAGAAGAAAATCTTCTTTGAGGCCAGTGAGGCACCTGCGGTTGTGTTTGAGATGAAGAAACAGGTAGATTTGTTCCGGGAGAAGCTGGAGGtatggaaaaagaaaacttcCTTGTCTTCACAGCTTCCTTTTTAGAGAAAATGAGATTTCGGTTCTAGAAAACATGTTGGTAGGACAAGAAATcaaggaggaaacaggaaggtgTAAACTAATAACTTAAAATATCCACCGTAGTGGAACACTCAGGTAAAAACCTTAGTTTCTTTTATCAATGCTGATGTCACACCGAAAGATAAAATCCAACCAGATGTGCAAATTTACAAATTCCTCCTGAAAGGGGAACATATCTTTGTTTCTTGACTCACATGCTTTGTTGGAGGAGAAAAACCTCTAATCCAGAACCAGCCTGTCAGAGTATCAGTGTATTTAATACTGCAGCATTACTATAGCAGTGCACACAGACGCACGTCAACAAAGAAACGGTCCTGAAAGAACATCTCAGCGATTCCTTTTACCAGCAGAGTCCACAGATGCTTTTAATACATCCCATTGCTCATTTACTGCCTGTACCTATGAAACAGGAAGGTTGCCAGAACTTTATCTTGGCCACTATGATCAGGGTTTGGTTTTAACCTTCATCCTGACTGGGAGGAATTTATCCTCAATCTTTTACAGAGTGTGGAACATCTGAGCTGGCTGGGGTTGTTCAAAGACCTGTCAGAGGGAACACCTAAACCTTCCCCCTTCTACCACAAGAGAACCCTGCACAAAACCAGGAAGGAGTGCGAGCACGTCCGAGAGAAGTTTCTTCAAATGAGGCACGTCACATCAAcacgcttcttcttcttctccagggTTGTGGATGAAAAAATCAGCCGAATAACTGATGCTTGAACTGTGACCTTTGCAGCTCCTTGGAGATATCAGAGGAGGTGAGACAGTACCTGAAGACTCCAACCTTTGACAACTGGTATGACTTTAAAAAGGATCAAAAGACCCATTACTGGTGGAATTTGGAATTGTTAAAAACGTAATGATTAAAAAATGTCTGTACTGCCAAGAGCCACATCTGACCAAGACCTAAAAAGCTACATTTCTACTGAAAAGTATTGTTTAGATCAGTGTGCAGAAGAAATTCTGGTAAATTCTAGTAGTACACAGACCTGCAACAATCTGCACGACACCGTGAAAACGCTGCGTAAAGCTTGACACCAGCTCCAAACTCGTCAATTAAGAACTCATCAACAATCCCATGTTTAAAATTGAACATGGTCATGCTGATGATGCAGGAAGGATGACGTTACTccaaaaacatgtaaaaacctTCGCTGGATGAAATGTGACATCGGGTAACGTACGATAATTCGGTTCTGAGGATGATGCGGGAAGGTTGGGGTGGGCggccgggggagggggtgtCACACCTGTTTCCTGTGAGACAGAAACACGATAATTGTAGTTGTTCCCTGCAGGGTCctctgaagaagaggagcttGTTTCTCCTGTTAGACACTCATTTCAATATAAATAGGCCTGCAGAGGCCTCTCAAATCAAAAGACCTCTTTCATAAAAGGCTTAATCAACATGCTGTGTTTGAAGGGGGCTTCATGGTCCAACGCATATGTAATGATGCTTTCAGCATGGCTCTGCTGCCATTTTATTTGCTCCGACAACTTTAAAGCAAACATAATGTGGGTAGTTTGGTTAATGCGCAGTTCGGCATGAGCTCTATGGTTTGCTTCATACAAATGTTGCCATCATTAACAAATCCAGTAAAACGTACTTTAAAATGAATCCTGAAATTCGATCAATCACAATCACACCCGGTtactgtcacttcctgtctggagtctGTCCTGAACAACACACCAATCCAAGAAGAAGACGAACCAcgaaagaatgaaagaaatggGAGATGATTTCTGCATAAACTTTGGAAACACAGTTATGGCACaaataactgtgtgtgtgtgtgtgtgtgtgtgtgtgtgtgtgtgtgtgtgtgtgtgtgtgtgtgcaggcagtGGGAGGATGCAGAGATCATGGTGCTCCTGCAGTTCATGTACACAGACTTGGATTTCATATCGACCTTCAACATTGAGCCTGAAGTTCTGCAACAGTTCCTGTTTGAAGTCTACCGACGATACAACAACATCCCGTTTCACAACTTCAAACACTGCTTCTGCGTTAcccagatggtgtgtgtgtgtgtgtgtgtcagggtgaaAAGCATGAAGGGTCCACTTGTAGTTGTAATCACAAGCTCCTGTGATTGTCAGACCGTTCGACCCGGCTGGTGAAGGaccttcacagcagcaccagaaaagtgctgctgctaAACCCCGAACCTGTGTGTCTGCGCAGATGTACGGTTTGATCTGGTTGACTGACCTGAGGACTAAGATGGACACCATCGACCTGCTCATCATGTTGACCTCTGCGGTCTGTCATGACCTTGATCACAAGGGATACAACAACGCCTATCAggtgaaaatgtaaaatgctTAAATGTTACCTTTTTTCATAACCCAGGTACGTACAGGGCGGCTGAGGCCTGTTTCACCCTTTCACCTCATCACCTTGGTATTAGAAAGGCACCTTTTTTTCCTTGATGGCTTTAAAAGGTGAAAACAGTACATTTTATTTCCCACAATAATTCCATAGAACCTTTTATCTTGGCTCATGCACCGGCCAGTTCAGCGCAGAAAGATAAATACATTTGACATAAAAATGAAGCTAACAGGAAACGTGACATAAAAAGTGCTTTGCAGGGGGacagagaaggggagagggaagaTACAGTCAGGTGTGCACAGCTGTCACAGCTCCTGAAACTACGtaaaagctgctttaatgtAAAGTTGGATGTAGGTGAGTGTTTTGATAGGGAACGTGCCTTAAAAGATTAAACATTTTCTAATATAATGGGCCTCATTCACCTTCCTGTTTAAGGAGTTTAACCACAAATCAAACAAATAGGACTTTATCTATCACAGAATGGAttataacatgaacattaacgGGAGACTGATGCTCATCTGTGCAGATCAACGCTCGGACTGAACTCGCGCTCCGATACAATGACATCTCCCCGCTGGAGAACCACCACTGTGCTGTGGCCTTTGAGATACTAGAGAAGGTGAAGCAGGGTGAAAATGGCAAATCATATAAACAACGCAAAGATATTGAAACATTTATTGGTGCTACACTGTCGTTCTTTGGAGGTTCCAGGGTCATAACCTGGAGGCCCTGGAGTTGTAAAGTAGCAATAAATGTCTCTTTGTTTTGCAGCCACAAAACAACATCTTCAGAAATCTGCCTGCAGATCAGTACAAACGCATCAGGGAAGGAATCATCAAGTGAGACCGTCCTCCTGAACTTCTTGGCGTGCACAGCATGATGGCGCCGTGGCTCAGGCTCACGTTATAACCTGCCTTCCTTTCCACCTCTGTTACCTGCAGATGTATCCTGGCCACTGACATGACCAAGCACAATGAGATTCTCAACAAGTTCAAGTCCATCCTGCCAGCCTTTGACTTCACCAACAAGGACCACAAGGACGTGGTGAAAATGCAAAATCCATCAGTTTCATGCACAGAAGAGGGAAAATCAatgtggggttggggttgggggttagaATCCTGTAGTTTCATCTTGTAggcacaacacaaacatgacaacATGGCATGAATCTCCAAAACTGCATCTACTCATGAATAAAGGGCTCCAGCTGAGGTCCCAGCTCAGAGGATGTGTTTGACATGCAGCAttaatggatgaatggatgaatggatgggagGATTTGGTTTGATGGCATTGTGGTTCCTaaaatcagaatcagggtactttattgatccctttagggggtgtccattagggaaattagcaaatAGCAAATAGCATCAATATGTCCTCTTTGAtgttgtgtgtgcagctgatgATGATTCTGATCAAAGTGAGTGACATTTCCAACGAGGCCCGGCCCATGGAGGTGGCCGAGCCCTGGCTGGACTGTCTTCTGCAGGAGTTTTACAACCAGGTAATTATACAGAATACAGAGAGAATTAAAAACCTGAACTCATGAATAATTTCTCCTTTTCCGTCCTCAGAGTGatgtggagaagctggagggtCTCCCCGTCACCCCCTTCATGGACCGGGATAAAGTGACCAAACCTTCATCTCAAACAGGCTTCATCAGGTTCGTCCTGCTGCCTCTCTTCATCGAGCTGGCTAATCTCTTCCCCTGCTTGGAGGTAAAATATGTACACACCCGCCAGATTTTCAGTGAATGGACCACGCAGGGACACGTCAATGACAGTTTTTAAAATtggatctgcagcagcacattaTCGACCCAGTGAGAAAGGCTTTGGATTACTACACGGAGATGGAGAAAGCCctggaaagagagaaacagaaccGGGCTCAGAGCGAGAGCGTGTCCAAAAGTAAAGAGACAGCTGTGAGTGCACAGAGCACATCGGATGTCCACACGGACGCTGGAGGTCGAGCCTCCAAACAGGACGCACAGTGAACTTTGGGAGATGTCAGTAAAATCCACCTTTGCACTGATGAAGAACATCCTGCCGCACAGTCAAAGTGAAAGCAAGTGGAGGGAGAGAATTATATTGGAATAAAAGTTGCAATTTcaattttgtttttgtattgtCAGTGATTTGTGCTTTCTAAATTAATATTTTGAAATCTAAAGGGGAAAAAGCAAAACTAACTTATGTTTATATGCTCACACAGTTCACCAttgtcatttaattatttaatgcaTATATCACAAAGGGACACAGATTTAGAAGCTCATACATTTTTAGCAACATGAATAACTAAACTTACTGTCATCCATAAACGCTGTATTATAAAAGCAGCTCTCCTGAACAATCATGATACTCTTTCCAAGAGCTGAATAATCATAACTAATTAATAACATTATTGTGAGTGGAGAGCTGGACTGTAGATGTCGCTGTCGGTATATTTGTCAGTGCTTCTCACCATAAAGGCTTGAGTTCATACCTGAGAAAACCAGTCATCATGGACACGTTTGTGAAATCACCACACCCGAAAACCCGAATTAAAGGCTAAACTAAAGTAAAATGGCTGTGATAGAACATTAAACGTATATGTATCTATCTTTACGTATTATATGCAAAACAGCAACATATGTAAAAAGGTAACAGTATGTTATGGCTATAGCACGTTACTGCACATGTCATGTTGCAAGATTGAGTTACGTTTCATAACTCAATTCGTTCAACAAAAGTACGAGGTTACATAAGAAATGTTGTCAAAGATGTCCCTGTTCTGACCCCGCTCGTTATTGTCTCTCCAGACGCTCGTTTCACCGATTATTCCGCCAGCAAATGAACGCATCCTCCGACAGGTTCGTTACATTTTGTACGCTTATTTTGTGttgaaagcttttttctttttaatttacgTACATTTACGTATAAGTAAACCAACGCGGTGGAACAGTTTATTCAGGTCTTTATTTAATCGAATCTCAAACGATCGATTGTTAATTTAAAGGTTTTCTCATTATTTTTGTTCCCCCCGCGCGGCGTCAGCGTCGGAGGGTTTGTCTCCTCCCACAATCTGATTGGCTATCGCCGAGCCTCACCTTCTGGCTGCTGACCAATCACTGCCCAGATACAGTCACTCGTTTCCGGGTCTGGGTAGCGCCGAGCCCGAGAGTTTTTCCACTTGCCCTTGCCCTCCTGCTCGTGCAACAAGAAGGCGGaattaaagacagaaaacactTCTGGTGATCGAGCAAAGAGatcattttattaattaattaattattcgTGGAGCGGCTGAACCAACTCAGTTTAATTTCACCAAAGAAAACTTTTGTTGAAAGTTTAAGAATGGATCCACTTGTTGCTGCGATTGACCAGGGCACGAGCTCGACCAGATTTTTggtgagtgatgatgatgaggatgatgatgatgatgatgatgatgaggtggaggaggatggtTAATAATGGTAAATAGTGTTAGAGGTGATTTTGTGTTGTTCATAATTTGGTGTGAACTTTCTgggtttctgctgtttttgtcaAAACTGAACCAAATCCAAACTCTTCTGTCTTGTCTGTAACTTGTGGTCAAATAATCAATGAAAAGATAGTTGAGCGAACAAAGAACACCTAAGTTGTGGCTTAAACAGTATAACACATTTGGTGTCTTTTTACTGTCGATGTGTCGTAACACATTCATTACTTGGACATTTCATGGGCCACAGCTAGAAGAGAGCTTGAATCATTCCGAAATAAGCCAAGTCAAGTCATTAACAAACCTACAAAACTAGTCCACTTACCCTCTGGAGTCTGTGGTTCTCgtcagctgctgctttttcagCCAGAAGTTACgaaacagctgctgttgcttAGAATTTTGGGAAAATGTCGACTATATTTGGCATTAGCCAAACTGAAATTTCCATCTGTTTCGGATTAGTTCTTCTTACTTCTGCTTTGTACTGCTCTTCTCCCACTTACGtcattttagatttttcttttcgttgctcatttttctcctgcagatTTACAGTTCAAACTATATTTGCATGTATCTGTTTaccttttaaataaaataaatgtttcactCTTGGCCTCATTCCTCAtataaaaggctttttttgtATCCTTTGTTTTAGCATCGTTGTGGTTTAAACATGACAATTTTACAGGTTTTCaatacaaaaacaacagaattagTGTGTCAGCACCAAGTGGAGATCAACCAGAGTTTTCCCAAGGAGGGGTGAGTTCTGGCTTAACTAAAAACTCTCTTTTAAAAGAgttattgaaaaaaaatcacgAATGTCATAGTCTCAGACAGGCCGATCTGGTTTTCTATAAATGAGCCAAAGacagtttatttaaaatatgtaGCAAGAGCGACATGTAATGTGCTTGTTCACATCTTTACCTGCTTTTAAACcaggtgggtggaggaggacccCCAGGAGATCATCCAGTCTGTCTACGAGTGTATCGAGAGGACCTGTGAGAAGCTCGCCCAGCTCAATGTCGACGTCTCCAGCATTAAAGGTGTGTCACCACACATCAACCATGTGTGAATCAGACGCTCCCCGCTGACCGTGGTGTCCTTAAAGGTGGAGTTTTATCGATATTAAGGATGTTGCTTTTCCTTCAGCGGTGGGCGTAACCAATCAGAGAGAGACCACTGTGGTGTGGGACAAAGAGACCGGCGTGCCGCTGTACAGGGCCATTGGTGAGTGTGGTACACGTTAGAGAGCAACAGCGTTTCACGTGCTTAATGTGAGAGTAATTATTAAGGTCTTTTCATGTGAGTGCAGCAGGCCAGCTTCACTCTTTAGCTGTGATATATTTTCTTGAGGCTTTTATTAGCAACATGTTTTATGAATATTATTGCGTCATCCTGGTGGTGTCATGTGACTCGTCTGTGCGGCTCCCTCCCAGCCCAGCTGCTCCATGTGCCGTCGCCTGCTGAGTGATTTAAAAGCTGGGGACATGCCCCTTTGGAGCTTTACACTACACTAGAGTCTGATATTTACATGTGCTAGTTACTATTGCTGCCTCACAGAAACACTTTTAGAGGTAATGTATTAGTTTAGGGCAGTTACCAAAGTGCCAAACTTAATCTAAACCATCAAATTAAAACTCCAGTCTGGCTGAATTTCTTGCTGCTCCTTCAGAAGTGACAGCAGGAAGGTTTTCTGGAGATTGGAGCATCAAAAATAACTAAGTCACCATCTATTATATTAGAGATGGACAAGTTCAGTTAAAAGGACTTGTCGGTTGTTCTGCTGACTTAAATCACCAAAGCTCAGTCTGTGAGCGATCCGAGGACAGATGTTGACGTATTAACTCGTGATGCTCGTAGGAGCTGTTGCATTGTTGCACCCAGCAGAGGCTGTGCTGACATTCTGTGCACCGAAGACACACAAAACTGACAGATTTGATGCgtttcttcatcttcctgatGTTTGAATCTGTTTGAACCTCAATTCTGTAGTTTGGTTGGACCTGCGCACACAGTCCACAGTGGAGAACCTCATCAACAAAGCTCCAGGAAAGGACAAGAACCACCTGAAGGTctggagaaagaagaagaagaaaagccacgtgtgtgttttatattgaGACTTCCAGTTTATGGATTGCCCTCGTCTTTCTCTGCAGCACAAGACAGGCCTTCCCATCAGCACTTACTTCAGTGCAGTGAAGCTCCGCTGGCTGCTGGACAACGTGGACGAGGTACGTCAGGCGGTGCTGAGCGGGCGCGCCATGTTTGGCACGGTGGACTCCTGGATCATCTGGGTAAGTGTTGCACACGTGTGGACGGTCATTCAGGACCTGGGGAGGCTTTTTGCTGTCGTGTCTCTGGAGAAAGTCTGATTTTTATTCCCCCAGTGCCTGACGGGGGGCAGCAGCGGAGGGGTCCACTGTACTGACGTGACCAACGCCAGTCGCACCATGCTCTTCAACATTCACACCATGGACTGGGACTCTGAACTCTGCAGGTCAGCAACACTCAGATAACAGTTAAAACTCTCTCTGCACTTCCACCGAACCAGGTTCTGCCTGACCAACATGGTGGCCGCTGCTTAGAGTCCTTCCTTCTGTGGGTCTGTGTCAGGGTCATTCTCAGCGTCAGCGTTGGggttcctcccctcctcctgtgaTGGAGACGTTGCTGTGGTCGTCTCTTGGTAGTTCTGTGCATCTTTCTGCGattaaaagctgctgttttgctCCTCGTTATTTTCCCCACGCGttagtgagactgaacatgTTTGAGCAGATCTTCATTGCGACTCTTCTGTTGTGCTTTTGTTGTCTTCAGTTACTTTGACGTCCCGATGGAAATCCTTCCAACAATCCGAAGCTCCTCTGAAATCTATGGTTACTTGGTGAGTTCAGTGCAGCCCCCCCATCATGAAACACTCAGAACTTTGCTGTAAGATCACACTCATTTAAAGCATAAAGGATTGTTCTAAATTGTCTCATAATATCTGCGATAATCACATGATTGAGATCTTAATCAGTCGACGTGATAATGTGCTGGTCGGTCAAAGATTGTCATCCTTTCAGGTTTGTGAGGAGCAGAATCAGCTGATAAGGCCGAGATAGGTGAACTGTTATCATTTTGAGCATCTGCAGAACCCTTTAAAATCCAAAAAGTTCTGAAAATAGCCAATTAAGAGCTGGTACTCCACCACCTGAACTGTATGTAGTAAAGGAAAAGTACTGGAAACTGCCACATGGGACAAAACCAGCCATTTCTATCTGTACTACAGTGTTTCCATATCTTATTTTTGTCTTCAGTCTCTTCAATAGTGTAGAAAAGAGTTTTTTGTGAGCGCTGATAACGTAAGGATAAGATCAGGATGGTGTTTATgatgcagcacagacagattAGTGTCACATGACTGCTTGGTAAAACGTAATCTGTTATACGACTGTGTCATCGAGGTAGCTTACACATTAAACCCATTTTATGCAACACACACTTTGCCCCGTCTCTGTTGGGTGGCCAGGGTGGGgggcaggaccaggaccagaggCATTGAGGCTACTGGTTGTCCCTGAGTCCCATCTGAATGCTGTTTGTAAAGATCCTGTATCGCCTGAGTCCGCTCTTACTCAAATGTAAACTTGCTCGAGTTTttgaggtcacaggtcagatcTGCTGAATTGCCTTTAGATTATCTCTGTTGGGAAGACTCCGCCCACTTCCTCCAAAAGCAGCATCTTAAATGGCAGCTGGACCATTTCTCACAAACCGCAACGACTTCACCAGAAAAGGGAGATAAACAAATATTCCATTAGGTTCCGAGTGTTTTTCGCCCAAAATTCCCACGCCGAGGTTCCGGAGAGGCGGGAGCACCCAGGGATGGACATACACAAATAATGACATTTCTGGTGCCATTAAAGATTTACacctttatttctgtcctctcaCCAGAAATCCAGCTCCATGGCAGGAGTTCCCATCTCTGGGGTAGGTCTGGACCCTCccgtctgtcctgtcctgttcaCTCAGTCCTTATTATCGGTCTCGGCCCCTGTTCTTTAATATCTGATCAAACATATCTGACATTTCTGATCCAATACTCTCCCCTCATCAGTGTCTCGGCGACCAGTCCGCTGCTCTGGTTGGTCAGATGTGCTTCGAAGAGGGTCAAGCCAAGAACACGTAAGTGCTTTTTCATACATAAACatcctgttttatttcatttgtgtcATATCCTTGGTCAAATTAAGGCCTCCCTCCCTTACAAACGTAGGATAAACAGATTTCACCGACATCATTTGCAATGAGAATGATGACTAAAGAACAGTGACCAAAATAAACGAGTGGGAGTGCTGCTGCCTCATCCAGGAAATCA includes these proteins:
- the si:dkey-219c10.4 gene encoding high affinity cGMP-specific 3',5'-cyclic phosphodiesterase 9A isoform X1, which encodes MSRIHDMATKTIYFTVNGRPEQAEFPVDCPSLDVKELFRSAAEAGPNDILKLYNPRGSIINISPALEPNSPHSCYKLEVVAADCNSEPLGVELAGALGFDLSAMEKRLRGLEKKIFFEASEAPAVVFEMKKQVDLFREKLESVEHLSWLGLFKDLSEGTPKPSPFYHKRTLHKTRKECEHVREKFLQMSSLEISEEVRQYLKTPTFDNWQWEDAEIMVLLQFMYTDLDFISTFNIEPEVLQQFLFEVYRRYNNIPFHNFKHCFCVTQMMYGLIWLTDLRTKMDTIDLLIMLTSAVCHDLDHKGYNNAYQINARTELALRYNDISPLENHHCAVAFEILEKPQNNIFRNLPADQYKRIREGIIKCILATDMTKHNEILNKFKSILPAFDFTNKDHKDVLMMILIKVSDISNEARPMEVAEPWLDCLLQEFYNQSDVEKLEGLPVTPFMDRDKVTKPSSQTGFIRFVLLPLFIELANLFPCLEQHIIDPVRKALDYYTEMEKALEREKQNRAQSESVSKSKETAVSAQSTSDVHTDAGGRASKQDAQ
- the si:dkey-219c10.4 gene encoding high affinity cGMP-specific 3',5'-cyclic phosphodiesterase 9A isoform X2, whose product is MSRIHDMATKTIYFTVNGRPEQAEFPVDCPSLDVKELFRSAAEAGPNDILKLYNPRGSIINISPALEPNSPHSCYKLEVVAADCNSEPLGVELAGALGFDLSAMEKRLRGLEKKIFFEASEAPAVVFEMKKQSVEHLSWLGLFKDLSEGTPKPSPFYHKRTLHKTRKECEHVREKFLQMSSLEISEEVRQYLKTPTFDNWQWEDAEIMVLLQFMYTDLDFISTFNIEPEVLQQFLFEVYRRYNNIPFHNFKHCFCVTQMMYGLIWLTDLRTKMDTIDLLIMLTSAVCHDLDHKGYNNAYQINARTELALRYNDISPLENHHCAVAFEILEKPQNNIFRNLPADQYKRIREGIIKCILATDMTKHNEILNKFKSILPAFDFTNKDHKDVLMMILIKVSDISNEARPMEVAEPWLDCLLQEFYNQSDVEKLEGLPVTPFMDRDKVTKPSSQTGFIRFVLLPLFIELANLFPCLEQHIIDPVRKALDYYTEMEKALEREKQNRAQSESVSKSKETAVSAQSTSDVHTDAGGRASKQDAQ
- the LOC130514250 gene encoding glycerol kinase-like, with the translated sequence MDPLVAAIDQGTSSTRFLVFNTKTTELVCQHQVEINQSFPKEGWVEEDPQEIIQSVYECIERTCEKLAQLNVDVSSIKAVGVTNQRETTVVWDKETGVPLYRAIVWLDLRTQSTVENLINKAPGKDKNHLKHKTGLPISTYFSAVKLRWLLDNVDEVRQAVLSGRAMFGTVDSWIIWCLTGGSSGGVHCTDVTNASRTMLFNIHTMDWDSELCSYFDVPMEILPTIRSSSEIYGYLKSSSMAGVPISGCLGDQSAALVGQMCFEEGQAKNTYGTGCFMLKNTGTTPVISDHGLLTTVAYKLGRDVPACYALEGSVAIAGAVVRWLRDNLGIIKSSAEIETLAATAGTSYGCYFVPAFSGLYAPYWEPSARGIICGLTQFTNKSHLAFAALEAVCFQTREILDAMNQDSRVPLAQLQVDGGMTSNRLLMQLQADILGVTVVRPTMSETTALGAAMAAGAAEGVNVWNLRSSHLPKVTCEMYEPQINTDESEFRFARWKKAVQRSMKWETTEAHCCTNGSQL